In Sphingobacteriales bacterium, the sequence ATTGATAACTGCGATGTGGCTGTTTTTGTGACAGAAAATAAAAATGAGATTTATACAGGTGTTCAGGCCGAAGCCAATGGTGGCAGTCATGACGGCAAAACAGCTTTATATATCGGTGATGTCATCAATACAGGGAAAAAAATCGACAAAGGAATCAAAGGAAATTCCTATCAGTTTGATATGGAGTTACTCAGCAAGCTGTCGGGGGATATGGATTTTAAAATTACCATGACTCATAATGCCCCTGCCGGCTGGAATGTTAGCTTTCAGGTAGATGGAAACTGGTATTCCGACTCTGTAATCACAAGTTTGACAGGAGATGTGGCAAAAGCTGTTAAAATAAAAATTGAACCGGCTGATACACCTGCTGTGGTAAAAGTCAGGCTGAAAATGGAATCCATCACATATCCCGGGGTGGTTCGTGAACAGACAGTCTATTTTATGGCAGGTGTTACTGATCTGGTTATTTCAAATGCAGCGCCCTGGGGAGATGGCGGAAGCACATCTGCCTCAGACTTTAAAGACAATTTTCTTGACGGGCTGAAATATGCAGGCAACAGCGGTTATGCCTCTTCAAATACTGATTTTCTTTTACTTACAGAAAATACCAACGTGTTGTCAAGCGTTAAAAATATTTATTACAATGTTGGCTGGTCGTTCCCGGCATTTACCGACAATCTGGTCAATATCTTTGATGCGTTTATCAATAATGGCGGCAATCTGATGGTTTCTGGACAGGATGTGGGCTGGGATACCTGGGATGCCAACGGAAATGGTACGCAAATCACCAAAGATTTTTATACAAATTATCTTAAGGCAAATTATATTTCAGATGGCGATCAGTCAAATAATCAGCTGAATGCCAATACATCGGATGCTGTTTTCGGACAAACAGGCAGTTCGCAGATTGTCAATGTCTATGGCTCCAATCCTGATAACGGGCAGCCCTATATGTATCCGGAAGTCATCAGCGCCCTGAGTGACGGACAGGCAATTTTTTACTACAACAATACCCCTTCAAAAGTGGCAGCAGTCAGAAGCCGCGTAACCGGTTTCAAAACGGTTTATCTTGGTGTAAGTCTTGAAATGATATCGTCCAAAACCATGCGTAATGAAATCATGAAACTGACACACGACTGGTTTTACGGATTGCTGAGTGATATTGAATTTGATGAAAAGTTCAGCAGCTTATCTGATGTATATCCCAATCCGGCTGCCGATAAAATCCGTCTGAAATTGCAGGCATTCGAATCTTCAGACATACTGATTGTTTCAATGGATGGCAGA encodes:
- a CDS encoding Omp28-related outer membrane protein — its product is MKKMIVFGAMLFLSFCVYSQNLVTTTPQFRNVVLEEFTGIHCGYCPDGHARAEALSSANPGRVVLINVHAGNFAVPAAGEPDFRTVFGDSLVANAKVTGYPQGSVNRHLFPEIDPQKMALGRTSWASAAAKIFPLMSPVNIGFKSTFDTSTRILTVEVQLFYVESSPLSENYLNVVLLENHVIGYQTDYANGNHTDYDHKHILRHMITGLWGDVINTTSKGTLVTKSYQYIVPAGYNIDNCDVAVFVTENKNEIYTGVQAEANGGSHDGKTALYIGDVINTGKKIDKGIKGNSYQFDMELLSKLSGDMDFKITMTHNAPAGWNVSFQVDGNWYSDSVITSLTGDVAKAVKIKIEPADTPAVVKVRLKMESITYPGVVREQTVYFMAGVTDLVISNAAPWGDGGSTSASDFKDNFLDGLKYAGNSGYASSNTDFLLLTENTNVLSSVKNIYYNVGWSFPAFTDNLVNIFDAFINNGGNLMVSGQDVGWDTWDANGNGTQITKDFYTNYLKANYISDGDQSNNQLNANTSDAVFGQTGSSQIVNVYGSNPDNGQPYMYPEVISALSDGQAIFYYNNTPSKVAAVRSRVTGFKTVYLGVSLEMISSKTMRNEIMKLTHDWFYGLLSDIEFDEKFSSLSDVYPNPAADKIRLKLQAFESSDILIVSMDGRTIKKLRNINHNQEIDVSDLPDGQYLVKVISEKECQAIPLMIFR